The following proteins are encoded in a genomic region of Desulfobotulus mexicanus:
- the pheT gene encoding phenylalanine--tRNA ligase subunit beta has translation MKLSLNWLKSLIPVPMNTEELAHALTMAGLEVEAVERPFAHLDGIVTGRIFDIAPHPNADKLQTCKVDTGNDIFSVVCGAPNIENGMIAPLAPAGTTMPDGTVLKKGKIRGEVSEGMLCSAKELNLDNDHSGILALPQETPPGLPFCEAMEMDDTVLTIGLTPNRVDCASVMGLAREVAAFGESSFRAEPASLPPADPALGTIYTHTSVTVEDSEGCPRYAARLLADITVGPSPAWLKNRLIAAGLRPINNIVDITNFVMLETGQPLHAFDFDTLAQNRIIVRKARDGETFITLDEKERRLDTDMTMICDGEKPVAIGGVMGGLHSGVTESTRRVLIESACFDAPSIRRTAKKLGLSTDSSYRFERGVDPLGTLYALDRAAVLMLETAGGSMAEGHIDIHPSPPAPATIRVSPDFINQRIGLDLSAEKMILLLEKVGFSAMLQDKDIEVTVPSFRVDVSRKEDISEEVARLYGYDNIPVTFPEMPAETRLDPPSVTFRRRLQDQMCGLGFHEVISYSFVAKESADHLRLPEEHPMRPAVALLNPISEDLAVMRTSMVPCLMGLLARNIAQQEKNLKIFEIGSTFTPRAGEDLPMEREVLALAWTGKRHPGGWYEHSPECDFFDIKGAVEGLLEAMNISEADYAAPDSQDSFPWVRKGACACIRYEDSIAGHIYEVHPETRRFFGIKQPVFMAELDLVLLMEKQKNLFLSKEIPRYPATTRDVTLILEKETPAAEVLKLCRKNQPEILESASIHDLYQGDRIPAGKKSLTLRMVYQSFTETLADKKVNKVQEKITQNLLSHFQATLPG, from the coding sequence ATGAAACTCAGTCTCAACTGGCTTAAAAGCCTCATACCCGTACCCATGAACACCGAGGAACTGGCCCACGCCCTGACCATGGCAGGTCTCGAAGTGGAAGCCGTTGAACGGCCCTTTGCCCACCTTGACGGCATTGTGACGGGACGTATTTTTGACATTGCCCCCCATCCCAATGCGGACAAACTGCAGACCTGCAAAGTAGATACCGGCAATGATATATTCAGCGTGGTCTGCGGTGCGCCCAACATAGAAAACGGCATGATAGCCCCCCTGGCTCCGGCAGGAACGACCATGCCCGACGGCACGGTCCTTAAAAAGGGTAAAATCCGGGGAGAAGTTTCCGAAGGCATGCTCTGCAGCGCAAAGGAACTAAACTTAGACAACGACCACTCCGGCATCCTTGCCCTGCCTCAGGAAACTCCGCCCGGCCTCCCCTTCTGCGAAGCCATGGAAATGGATGACACCGTGCTCACCATCGGCCTGACACCCAACCGGGTGGACTGCGCCAGTGTCATGGGCCTTGCAAGGGAAGTAGCCGCCTTCGGAGAATCTTCCTTCAGGGCAGAACCCGCCTCCCTCCCGCCTGCGGACCCTGCGCTGGGTACAATTTATACCCATACCAGCGTCACCGTGGAGGACAGCGAAGGCTGCCCCCGCTATGCGGCAAGACTGCTTGCAGACATCACCGTGGGACCATCTCCTGCATGGCTGAAAAACCGCCTCATTGCCGCAGGCTTAAGGCCCATAAATAACATCGTGGACATAACCAACTTTGTGATGCTGGAAACGGGCCAACCCCTGCATGCCTTTGATTTTGACACCCTTGCCCAGAATCGCATTATTGTCCGGAAGGCCAGAGATGGGGAAACCTTCATTACACTGGATGAAAAAGAGCGCAGACTGGACACAGACATGACCATGATCTGTGACGGGGAAAAACCCGTGGCCATAGGCGGTGTTATGGGCGGTCTGCATTCCGGTGTCACGGAAAGCACCCGGCGGGTTCTGATCGAAAGCGCCTGCTTTGATGCACCATCCATACGGAGAACGGCAAAAAAACTGGGGCTTTCCACGGATTCCTCCTATCGTTTCGAACGGGGCGTAGACCCCCTGGGCACCCTTTATGCATTGGACAGAGCCGCAGTCCTGATGCTGGAAACCGCTGGCGGAAGCATGGCAGAAGGCCATATTGACATCCACCCCAGCCCCCCTGCTCCCGCCACCATCCGTGTCAGCCCGGACTTCATCAATCAGCGCATAGGCCTTGACCTTTCCGCAGAAAAGATGATCCTTCTGCTGGAAAAGGTGGGTTTTTCAGCCATGCTTCAGGACAAAGACATTGAAGTCACCGTACCATCCTTCCGTGTGGACGTTTCCCGCAAGGAAGACATTTCAGAAGAGGTGGCAAGACTCTACGGATATGACAATATCCCCGTAACATTTCCGGAGATGCCTGCTGAAACAAGACTAGACCCCCCATCGGTCACCTTCCGCCGCAGACTGCAGGACCAGATGTGCGGACTTGGCTTCCACGAAGTCATCTCCTACAGCTTTGTTGCAAAGGAAAGCGCAGACCACCTGCGTCTTCCCGAAGAGCATCCCATGCGACCTGCCGTGGCCCTGTTAAACCCCATATCCGAAGACCTGGCCGTCATGCGCACCAGCATGGTGCCATGCCTCATGGGACTTCTGGCACGCAACATTGCCCAGCAGGAAAAAAATCTGAAAATTTTTGAAATCGGCAGCACCTTTACCCCCCGTGCGGGTGAAGACCTTCCCATGGAAAGGGAAGTACTGGCTCTGGCCTGGACTGGCAAACGTCACCCCGGTGGCTGGTATGAACATTCTCCCGAATGTGATTTTTTTGACATCAAAGGAGCCGTGGAAGGCCTGCTGGAGGCCATGAATATTTCCGAAGCTGACTACGCAGCTCCGGATAGCCAGGACAGCTTTCCATGGGTACGAAAGGGTGCCTGTGCCTGCATACGGTACGAAGACAGCATAGCGGGCCATATATATGAGGTACACCCTGAAACACGGCGTTTTTTTGGTATCAAGCAGCCCGTTTTCATGGCAGAGCTGGACCTCGTCCTTCTGATGGAAAAACAAAAAAATCTCTTCCTCTCAAAGGAGATTCCAAGGTATCCTGCCACCACAAGGGATGTGACCCTGATTCTTGAAAAAGAAACACCGGCGGCAGAAGTGTTAAAACTCTGCCGGAAAAACCAGCCGGAAATCCTCGAATCCGCCAGCATCCACGACCTTTATCAGGGCGACAGAATACCTGCTGGCAAAAAAAGCCTGACTCTGCGCATGGTCTACCAATCCTTTACGGAAACCCTTGCAGATAAAAAAGTCAACAAAGTTCAGGAAAAAATAACCCAGAATCTCCTTTCACATTTTCAGGCCACCCT